One Ananas comosus cultivar F153 linkage group 1, ASM154086v1, whole genome shotgun sequence DNA window includes the following coding sequences:
- the LOC109719176 gene encoding uncharacterized protein LOC109719176, producing MVRPTRRSNTNNEQPRNPPPARSGDADLDVTLASLLNTTSSAAVPPIQNPLQSTIAPPTNPSAFVPPLQQTFSTGIPSTAAPTTFSFPPSTAPSGFVPPSPQPTIPTHSATLPQSSTMDPLVATLIQAVVGLVQTQQQNLQQNPAPSAAESSSRVRERSINEFKKSAPPPFSGATNPDEAENWIKEMEKAFTAMQCTDEEKVRFGTFMLQGRANNWWESELRTRGSNLSAISWKDFRSAFYAKYFPRSKLRQLERQFLDLKQGSTSVEEYEAEFDRLSQFAPKLVDDNESRAKRLERSAMQIRRREIEILSEREIGMQEGRTDLVILGDRVIRQLLMVDHQIGIRSQNAQFVEGHIRIPTADM from the exons ATGGTGCGTCCGACCCGTCGTAGCAACACCAATAATGAGCAACCGAGGAACCCGCCTCCAGCCAGATCCGGAGATGCAGATCTAGACGTCACCTTAGCCTCACTTTTGAATACCACGTCCTCGGCAGCCGTTCCACCTATCCAGAATCCGCTTCAGTCAACCATAGCGCCTCCAACGAACCCTTCGGCTTTTGTTCCACCGCTGCAGCAGACTTTCAGTACGGGGATACCTTCGACGGCCGCTCCCACTACCTTTTCGTTTCCGCCGTCGACTGCACCTTCTGGTTTTGTTCCACCGTCGCCACAACCTACTATTCCCACCCACTCCGCCACTTTACCGCAGAGCAGCACGATGGACCCCCTGGTCGCCACCCTGATACAAGCTGTTGTCGGACTAGTTCAGACTCAGCAGCAAAATTTACAACAGAATCCAGCTCCTAGTGCCGCGGAGTCAAGTTCCAGAGTTCGAGAAAGGAGCATCAATGAATTTAAGAAGTCTGCTCCTCCACCTTTTTCCGGCGCTACAAATCCGGATGAAGCGGAAAATTGGATCAAGGAGATGGAAAAAGCATTTACGGCCATGCAGTGCACCGATGAAGAGAAAGTCAGATTTGGGACATTCATGCTTCAAGGCAGAGCGAATAATTGGTGGGAAAGCGAGTTGAGGACTCGCGGTAGCAACTTATCAGCCATTTCGTGGAAGGATTTTCGATCGGCGTTTTATGCTAAGTACTTTCCAAGGAGTAAACTTCGTCAGCTCGAGAGGCAATTTCTAGATCTAAAGCAAGGGTCAACGTCTGTAGAGGAGTACGAGGCCGAGTTTGATCGACTTTCTCAATTTGCCCCAAAATTGGTGGATGATAACGAATCGAGGGCCAAAAG ACTCGAGAGGAGCGCAATGCAAAtcagaagaagagaaatagagattCTTTCAGAAAGGGAGATCGGAATGCAAGAGGGTCGGACAGATCTAGTGATTCTGGGAGATCGCGTAATACGCCAGCTCCTCATGGTGGACCACCAAATCGGGATCAGAAGTCAAAATGCTCAGTTTGTGGAGGGTCACATAAGGATTCCGACTGCAGACATGTGA